A section of the Chelmon rostratus isolate fCheRos1 chromosome 16, fCheRos1.pri, whole genome shotgun sequence genome encodes:
- the trib1 gene encoding tribbles homolog 1 yields MNLQWSSPAPCIRTGRVAHKRLDSDDQPPAKCARLSAEAGDTQGLLGASPGSPVSPVSNPVPATHQGPSRIGPFLLLPLADRESVHSAMNTDTGDELLCKVFDMGVYQEKIRPYGILPAHRNVAGIRDIILGERKAYVFLDKDFGDMHTLVKSCRRLDEEHACRLFRQVALAVAHCHQAGIVLGDLKLRKFVFADEKRTQVRLESLEDCRVLEDPNDDSMSDTHGCPAYVSPEILSSSAPYSGKMADMWSLGVMLYTMLVGRYPFHDPDPATLFSKIRRGQCCLPEGLTPKAKCLLQSLLRKEPWERLTATELFAHPWFHQPPSSQEVAPGEQEVSSAEQMVPSFDVEEDDDLFC; encoded by the exons ATGAACTTGCAGTGGAGCAGCCCGGCACCCTGCATCCGCACCGGGAGAGTCGCGCACAAGCGGCTGGACTCAGACGACCAGCCGCCGGCGAAGTGCGCCAGGCTGAGCGCCGAGGCGGGGGACACACAGGGACTCCTCGGCGCCTCTCCCGGGTCCCCGGTCAGCCCCGTTTCAAACCCCGTCCCGGCGACCCACCAGGGGCCATCCAGGATAGGACCGTTTCTGCTTCTACCTCTGGCAGACCGGGAGAGCGTGCACAGCGCGATGAACACCGACACCGGCGATGAGCTACTGTGCAAG GTCTTTGATATGGGGGTGTACCAGGAAAAGATCAGACCCTACGGGATCCTGCCAGCCCACAGGAACGTGGCCGGCATCAGGGACATCATCCTCGGCGAACGCAAGGCCTACGTGTTCCTGGACAAGGACTTTGGGGACATGCACACCTTGGTGAAGAGCTGTCGCAGGCTGGACGAGGAGCACGCCTGCAGGCTCTTCCGTCAGGTGGCCCTGGCCGTGGCGCACTGCCACCAGGCCGGCATCGTGCTAGGCGACCTCAAGCTGCGCAAGTTCGTCTTCGCCGACGAGAAAAG GACACAGGTGAGACTAGAAAGCCTCGAGGACTGCCGTGTCCTAGAGGACCCCAACGACGACTCCATGTCAGACACCCACGGCTGCCCCGCCTACGTCAGCCCAGAGATCCTCAGCAGCTCGGCGCCTTACTCCGGCAAGATGGCCGACATGTGGAGCCTCGGGGTCATGCTGTACACCATGCTGGTCGGCCGCTACCCCTTCCACGACCCCGACCCGGCCACGCTGTTTTCCAAAATCCGCAGAGGCCAGTGCTGCTTGCCAGAGGGCCTGACGCCCAAGGCCAAGTGTCTGCTCCAGAGCCTGCTGAGGAAAGAACCCTGGGAGAGACTCACGGCGACGGAGCTGTTCGCTCACCCGTGGTTCCACCAGCCGCCGTCGTCGCAGGAAGTGGCGCCGggtgaacaggaagtgagctcGGCAGAACAGATGGTGCCATCCTTTGACGTGGAAGAGGATGATGATCTGTTCTGCTGA